A single genomic interval of Pseudomonas sp. FeN3W harbors:
- a CDS encoding NCS2 family permease translates to MLEKLFQLKAHNTTLRTEVLAGITTFLTMAYILFVNPSILAETGMDHGAVFVATCLAAAIGSAIMGLVANYPIALAPGMGLNAFFTYTVVLTMGYTWQTALGAVFLSGVIFFGLSIFKIREWIIHSIPLALRAGIAAGIGLFLAIIALKNAGIVVDNPATLVGLGDLSAGGPLLACLGFFLIAALAYRQVTGAVMIGILVVTGLSILLGLSQLNGVVSMPPSLAPTLMQLDIMGALDIGLISVIFAFLFVDLFDTSGTLIGVAQKADLLDKDGKMPRLGRALLADSTATMAGAALGTSTTTSYIESAAGTAAGGRTGLTACVVALLFLLSLFFAPLAGAVPAYATAPALLFVAVLMMSSLAGIDWDDLTVAAPVVVAALAMPLTFSIANGIAFGFIAWTAIKLLAGRWRELSPAMWILSALFVVKLGWFAG, encoded by the coding sequence ATGCTGGAAAAGCTATTTCAACTCAAGGCGCACAACACCACGCTGCGCACCGAGGTCCTGGCCGGTATCACTACCTTCCTGACGATGGCCTACATCCTCTTCGTCAACCCGAGCATCCTCGCCGAAACCGGCATGGATCACGGCGCGGTGTTCGTTGCCACCTGCCTGGCCGCGGCCATCGGCTCGGCGATCATGGGCCTGGTTGCCAACTACCCGATCGCGCTGGCGCCGGGCATGGGCCTGAACGCCTTCTTCACCTACACCGTCGTGCTGACCATGGGTTACACCTGGCAGACCGCGCTGGGTGCGGTGTTCCTCTCCGGCGTGATCTTCTTCGGCCTGTCGATCTTCAAGATTCGCGAGTGGATCATCCACAGCATTCCGCTGGCCCTGCGTGCCGGCATCGCCGCGGGTATCGGCCTGTTCCTGGCGATCATCGCGCTGAAGAACGCCGGCATCGTCGTCGATAACCCGGCCACTCTGGTCGGCCTGGGCGACCTCAGCGCTGGCGGCCCGCTGCTGGCCTGCCTGGGCTTTTTCCTGATCGCCGCGCTGGCCTATCGCCAGGTCACCGGCGCGGTGATGATCGGCATTCTGGTGGTCACCGGGCTGTCGATCCTGCTCGGTCTGTCGCAGCTCAACGGTGTGGTGTCGATGCCGCCGTCTCTGGCGCCGACCCTTATGCAGCTGGACATCATGGGCGCGCTGGATATCGGCCTGATCAGCGTGATCTTCGCCTTTCTCTTCGTCGACCTGTTCGACACGTCCGGCACCCTGATCGGCGTAGCGCAGAAGGCCGACCTGCTGGACAAGGACGGCAAGATGCCGCGCCTGGGCCGCGCCCTGCTGGCCGACAGCACCGCGACCATGGCCGGCGCCGCCCTGGGCACCTCGACCACCACCAGCTACATCGAGTCCGCCGCCGGTACCGCTGCCGGTGGCCGCACCGGCCTGACCGCCTGCGTGGTCGCGCTGCTGTTCCTGCTCAGCCTGTTCTTCGCCCCGCTGGCCGGCGCCGTACCGGCCTATGCCACCGCACCGGCACTACTGTTCGTCGCCGTGCTGATGATGAGCAGCCTGGCCGGCATCGACTGGGACGACCTCACCGTCGCCGCGCCGGTCGTGGTTGCCGCGCTGGCCATGCCGCTGACCTTCTCCATCGCCAACGGCATTGCCTTCGGCTTCATCGCCTGGACCGCGATCAAGCTGCTCGCCGGCCGCTGGCGCGAGCTGAGCCCGGCGATGTGGATTCTCTCGGCGCTGTTCGTGGTCAAGCTGGGCTGGTTCGCCGGCTGA
- a CDS encoding sigma-70 family RNA polymerase sigma factor — MNDSEQDLIQQAARGDRQAFGTLVRVHQARVFHFLRRLLGSADEAADLTQETFIRAFQALPRWRPEARLQTWLLQIARNAALDTLRQRQRYVDVAPEELAEPVDPAPSPLSRLQAGRDLALLERLLARLPHEQREILLLREVEGLAYDELAATLQLAAGTVKSRLARAREALLHGYRQANGGTLDD; from the coding sequence ATGAACGACAGCGAACAGGACCTCATCCAGCAGGCCGCGCGTGGTGATCGCCAGGCGTTCGGCACGCTAGTGCGCGTCCATCAGGCGCGGGTCTTCCACTTCCTCCGTCGCCTGCTCGGCAGCGCCGACGAGGCCGCTGACCTGACTCAGGAAACGTTCATCCGCGCCTTCCAGGCGCTGCCCAGATGGCGCCCGGAAGCACGCTTGCAGACCTGGTTGCTGCAGATCGCACGCAATGCCGCGCTGGATACGCTGCGCCAGCGGCAACGCTACGTCGACGTGGCGCCGGAGGAACTGGCCGAGCCGGTCGATCCAGCGCCATCGCCGCTGAGCCGACTGCAGGCCGGTCGCGATCTGGCATTGCTGGAACGCTTGCTAGCCCGCCTGCCCCACGAACAGCGCGAGATCCTGCTGCTGCGCGAGGTGGAGGGGCTGGCCTACGACGAACTGGCCGCCACGCTGCAGCTCGCCGCCGGCACCGTCAAGTCGCGCCTGGCACGCGCCCGCGAGGCGCTGCTGCACGGCTATCGCCAGGCCAACGGAGGCACCCTCGATGACTGA
- a CDS encoding diheme cytochrome c produces the protein MKIAPLAAVAGLGLTLVLAGLSFADDDDHRERKGYKRPKRLTVPSDAPLVWKEECAACHMLYSPGLLPADAWREQMRTLGDHYGSNASLDPVQEKEILDFLVRASAANRLPVEPSPTAGEPPRISQTRWFEHKHDELSEAKFARESVGGRFNCVACHRDAEKGDFDEDRVKIPR, from the coding sequence ATGAAGATCGCACCCCTCGCTGCCGTCGCCGGGCTGGGCCTGACCCTGGTACTGGCCGGCCTCAGCTTCGCCGATGACGACGACCATCGAGAGCGCAAGGGCTACAAGCGGCCCAAGCGCCTGACGGTACCCAGCGACGCACCGCTGGTGTGGAAGGAAGAATGCGCGGCCTGCCACATGCTCTATTCTCCCGGCCTGCTGCCTGCCGATGCCTGGCGCGAGCAGATGCGCACCCTGGGCGATCACTACGGCAGCAACGCGTCGCTGGACCCGGTGCAGGAAAAGGAAATCCTCGACTTCCTGGTCCGCGCCTCGGCCGCCAACCGCCTACCGGTGGAGCCGTCACCCACCGCCGGCGAGCCGCCACGCATCAGCCAGACGCGCTGGTTCGAGCACAAACACGACGAGCTCAGCGAAGCCAAGTTCGCCCGCGAGTCGGTCGGCGGCCGCTTCAACTGCGTGGCCTGCCATCGCGACGCGGAAAAAGGCGACTTCGACGAGGACCGGGTGAAGATTCCGCGCTGA
- the trmA gene encoding tRNA (uridine(54)-C5)-methyltransferase TrmA, whose protein sequence is MSAPQFAPATYAAQLAEKAARLVELLAPFDAPAPEVFDSPREHYRLRTEFRLWREEGQRHYAMFEQGDKHKAILIDDFPIASRRINELMPQLKAAWQASEVLSFKLFQVEFLTTLAGDALITLAYHRPLDDAWHAEAEQLAADLGVSLVGRSKGKRIVIGRDYVEEQLVVAGRSFRYRQPEGAFTQPNGEVCQKMLNWAYEALGERDDDLLELYCGNGNFTLPLATRVRRVLATEISKTSVNAALANIEGNGIDNIELVRLSAEELTQALNEVRPFRRLAHIDLKSYQFGSIFVDPPRAGMDPDTCELARRFERILYISCNPETLAQNIAQLADTHRIERCALFDQFPYTHHMESGVLLVRK, encoded by the coding sequence ATGAGCGCTCCGCAATTCGCCCCCGCCACCTACGCCGCCCAACTCGCCGAGAAAGCCGCCCGGCTGGTGGAACTGCTGGCGCCGTTCGATGCACCGGCACCGGAAGTCTTCGACTCGCCCCGCGAGCACTACCGCCTGCGCACCGAATTCCGCCTGTGGCGTGAAGAGGGCCAGCGCCACTACGCAATGTTCGAGCAGGGCGACAAGCACAAAGCCATTCTGATCGACGACTTCCCCATCGCCAGCCGCCGCATCAACGAGCTGATGCCGCAGCTGAAGGCTGCCTGGCAGGCGTCGGAAGTGCTCAGCTTCAAACTGTTCCAGGTCGAATTCCTCACCACCCTGGCCGGCGATGCGCTGATCACCCTCGCCTACCACCGCCCGCTGGACGACGCCTGGCATGCCGAAGCCGAGCAGCTCGCCGCCGACCTCGGCGTCAGCCTGGTCGGCCGTTCAAAGGGCAAGCGCATCGTCATCGGCCGCGATTACGTGGAAGAACAGCTGGTGGTCGCGGGCCGCAGCTTCCGCTACCGCCAGCCGGAAGGCGCCTTCACCCAGCCCAACGGCGAGGTCTGCCAGAAGATGCTGAACTGGGCGTACGAGGCCCTCGGCGAGCGCGACGACGACCTGCTGGAGCTGTACTGCGGCAACGGCAACTTCACTCTGCCGCTGGCCACCCGCGTACGCCGCGTGCTGGCTACCGAGATCAGCAAGACCTCGGTCAACGCCGCGCTGGCCAATATCGAAGGCAACGGCATCGACAACATCGAGCTGGTGCGCCTCTCCGCCGAAGAGCTGACCCAGGCGCTGAACGAGGTGCGTCCGTTCCGCCGCCTGGCCCATATCGACCTGAAGAGCTACCAGTTCGGCAGCATCTTCGTCGACCCGCCGCGCGCCGGCATGGACCCGGACACCTGCGAGCTGGCCCGCCGCTTCGAGCGCATCCTCTACATCTCCTGCAACCCGGAAACCCTGGCGCAGAACATCGCCCAGCTGGCCGACACCCATCGCATCGAGCGCTGCGCGCTGTTCGACCAGTTCCCCTACACGCACCATATGGAATCCGGGGTGCTGCTGGTCCGCAAATGA
- a CDS encoding MBL fold hydrolase gives MLVFEPIYTDGLAQISYLVGDSEAAVAAVIDPRRDVDVYLDLAREKGLRIAYAIETHIHADFVSGAQALAERSGVEIIGGCSANYAFELRQAADGEVLDLGQVSLEIIYSPGHTPEHISLLLRDGQQGDEPFALFTGDTLFNLDVGRPDLLGEDSTRQLAAQLYATLFTRYLPLGERVEIYPCHGAGSACGKSIGDRRRSTLGNELLFNPALNQRRNEAEFIDWLLSGMPEPPRHYARLKKLNVRPATRMHGPILPAPLPPEEFAERSADPGAVQLVDLRSILAFGGGHVPGALNIALQNEFVSWAGWMLDDQRPIYLIGENSQQIHQATLQLYRIGLDRVAGYLRNGMTDWQNAGLPLACVGQWTVHELNRRRDDPQVQVLDVRAPEEVEQGYVPGARHAFVAHLPEGLEQLDKDRTVATYCGSGYRASIAASILKREGFRDVVNVPGSWLAWQKHDLPVAER, from the coding sequence ATGCTGGTTTTCGAGCCGATCTATACCGATGGCCTGGCGCAGATTTCCTACCTGGTGGGCGACAGCGAGGCCGCGGTCGCCGCGGTGATCGATCCGCGACGCGACGTCGATGTCTACCTCGACCTGGCCCGTGAGAAGGGCCTGCGCATCGCCTACGCCATCGAAACCCACATCCATGCCGACTTCGTCTCCGGCGCCCAGGCGCTGGCCGAACGCAGCGGCGTCGAGATCATCGGTGGCTGCTCGGCGAACTACGCCTTCGAGCTGCGCCAGGCTGCCGATGGCGAGGTGCTGGATCTGGGCCAGGTCAGTCTGGAAATCATCTACTCACCCGGCCACACGCCGGAGCACATCTCGCTGTTGCTGCGCGACGGCCAGCAGGGCGACGAGCCCTTCGCCCTGTTCACCGGCGACACCCTGTTCAACCTCGACGTCGGCCGCCCCGACTTGCTCGGCGAAGACAGCACCCGGCAACTGGCCGCGCAGCTCTATGCGACACTTTTCACCCGCTACCTGCCGCTGGGTGAGCGTGTCGAGATCTATCCGTGCCACGGCGCGGGCTCGGCCTGCGGCAAGTCCATCGGTGACCGACGACGCTCCACGCTTGGCAACGAGCTGTTGTTCAACCCCGCGCTCAACCAGCGGCGCAACGAGGCCGAATTCATCGACTGGCTGCTCAGCGGCATGCCCGAGCCGCCACGTCACTATGCGCGGCTGAAAAAGCTCAATGTGCGCCCGGCCACGCGCATGCATGGGCCGATCCTGCCGGCGCCGCTGCCGCCGGAAGAGTTCGCCGAGCGCAGCGCCGACCCCGGCGCCGTGCAGCTGGTGGACCTGCGCTCGATTCTCGCCTTCGGCGGCGGCCATGTGCCCGGCGCGTTGAACATCGCCCTGCAGAACGAGTTCGTCAGCTGGGCCGGCTGGATGCTCGACGACCAGCGACCGATCTATCTGATCGGCGAAAACAGCCAGCAGATCCACCAGGCCACGTTGCAGCTGTACCGGATCGGTCTCGATCGGGTGGCAGGCTACCTGCGCAACGGCATGACCGACTGGCAGAACGCCGGCCTGCCGCTGGCCTGCGTCGGTCAATGGACGGTGCACGAGCTGAACCGTCGCCGCGACGATCCGCAGGTCCAGGTACTCGACGTGCGCGCACCCGAGGAAGTCGAACAGGGCTACGTACCCGGCGCCCGCCACGCCTTCGTCGCCCATCTGCCCGAAGGACTGGAGCAACTGGACAAGGACAGGACCGTGGCGACCTATTGCGGCAGCGGTTACCGCGCCTCGATCGCAGCCAGCATCCTCAAGCGCGAGGGTTTCCGCGACGTGGTAAACGTGCCCGGCTCGTGGCTCGCCTGGCAGAAGCACGATCTGCCGGTGGCGGAGCGCTAA
- a CDS encoding LTA synthase family protein codes for MLSSLRRPARERPASGFNCLAAHLRFTFASALALLALFALLRLGLLLFNRELIGSTPLASFVEAFGNGLRFDLRVTVYILLPLLLGVLSMRMMAARGLLRLWLSVCASLTILLGLIELNFYREFHQRLNSLVFQYLQEDPATVLSMLWHGFPVLQLLASWGVASAAMYALFGWLERLTRGAPAVRETGARRRGSAWYTRAAVFGVLILVCVVAARGTLRQGPPLRWGDAFTTESMFANHLGLNATLSLYDAAKNRFSSHRDNSWKATLPVADAQAITRELLLTANDRLVDAELAPVRRDFQPPADGQLAVRNVVVILMESFAGRYVGALGSADGITPNFDRLAGEGLLFERFFANGTHTHQGMFASMACFPNLPGFEYLMQTPEGGHRFSGLPQLLGARAFDDVYVYNGDFAWDNQAGFFGNQGMKRFVGRNDYVNPVVSDPTWGVSDQDMFTRAAEELGKLDNGAPFYALLQTLSNHTPYALPEQLPVAAVEGHGALDQHLTAMRYSDWALGQFFDKVRNQPWFKQTLFVVVGDHGFGAPEEVTEMDLLRFHVPLLLIAPGVTERFGSRREVVGTQVDVVPTIMGRLGGEVRHQCWGRDLLSLPADDPGFGIVKPSGSDQTVALIRGDRVLVQPKEQPARLYRYRLGGEPAGERIAAAEDQPQLLRQLHAYLQTATASLLANTSGDRSGEGESEAVAAEVPLAVKAAPPARPDKG; via the coding sequence ATGCTTTCCTCTTTGCGACGCCCTGCTCGAGAGCGCCCGGCGTCCGGCTTCAATTGCCTGGCCGCGCACCTGCGCTTCACGTTCGCCAGTGCGCTGGCCCTGCTGGCGCTGTTTGCGCTGCTGCGGCTGGGCTTGCTGCTGTTCAACCGCGAACTGATCGGCAGCACGCCGCTTGCCAGCTTCGTCGAGGCGTTCGGCAACGGCCTGCGCTTCGACCTGCGGGTAACGGTGTACATCCTGCTGCCACTGCTGCTCGGCGTGCTGAGCATGCGCATGATGGCCGCCCGGGGCCTGCTGCGGCTGTGGTTGAGTGTGTGTGCCAGCCTGACGATCCTGCTCGGGCTGATCGAGCTGAACTTCTATCGCGAGTTCCATCAGCGCCTGAACAGTCTGGTGTTCCAGTATCTGCAGGAAGACCCGGCGACGGTGCTGAGCATGCTCTGGCACGGCTTCCCGGTACTGCAACTGCTGGCGAGCTGGGGTGTGGCGAGCGCGGCGATGTACGCCCTGTTCGGCTGGCTGGAGCGGCTGACCCGTGGCGCGCCGGCTGTGCGCGAGACCGGCGCGCGCCGCCGCGGCTCGGCCTGGTATACCCGCGCGGCGGTATTCGGCGTGCTGATACTGGTCTGCGTGGTGGCTGCCCGCGGCACGCTGCGCCAGGGACCGCCGCTGCGTTGGGGCGATGCCTTTACCACCGAGTCGATGTTCGCCAATCACCTCGGCCTGAACGCGACACTGTCGCTGTATGACGCGGCGAAGAACCGCTTTTCCAGCCACCGCGACAATAGCTGGAAGGCGACACTGCCGGTGGCGGATGCGCAGGCTATCACCCGCGAGCTGCTGCTGACCGCCAACGACCGGTTGGTGGACGCCGAGCTGGCGCCGGTGCGCCGTGACTTCCAGCCGCCGGCGGACGGCCAGCTGGCGGTGCGCAACGTGGTGGTGATCCTCATGGAGAGCTTCGCCGGCCGCTATGTCGGCGCGCTCGGCAGTGCCGACGGCATCACGCCGAACTTCGACCGCCTGGCCGGCGAGGGGCTGTTGTTCGAGCGCTTCTTCGCCAACGGCACCCACACCCACCAGGGCATGTTCGCCAGCATGGCCTGCTTTCCCAACCTGCCGGGCTTCGAGTACCTGATGCAGACGCCCGAAGGCGGCCATCGCTTCTCCGGCCTGCCGCAGCTGCTCGGTGCGCGGGCGTTCGACGACGTTTACGTCTACAACGGCGATTTCGCCTGGGACAACCAGGCGGGGTTCTTCGGCAACCAGGGCATGAAGCGCTTCGTCGGCCGCAACGACTACGTGAATCCGGTGGTTTCCGACCCGACCTGGGGCGTTTCCGACCAGGACATGTTCACCCGCGCCGCCGAGGAGCTGGGCAAGCTGGATAACGGCGCGCCGTTCTATGCGCTGCTGCAGACGCTGTCCAACCACACGCCGTATGCGCTGCCCGAGCAGTTGCCGGTCGCTGCTGTCGAGGGGCATGGCGCGCTGGATCAGCATCTGACGGCGATGCGTTATTCGGACTGGGCGCTGGGGCAGTTCTTCGACAAGGTGCGTAACCAGCCTTGGTTCAAGCAGACCTTGTTCGTGGTGGTCGGCGACCACGGTTTCGGCGCGCCGGAGGAAGTCACCGAGATGGACTTGCTGCGCTTCCACGTGCCGCTGCTGCTGATCGCCCCGGGCGTCACCGAGCGTTTCGGCAGCCGTCGCGAGGTGGTCGGTACGCAGGTGGACGTGGTGCCGACCATCATGGGCCGCCTCGGTGGCGAGGTGCGTCATCAATGCTGGGGCCGCGATTTGCTCAGCCTGCCGGCGGACGATCCGGGTTTCGGCATCGTCAAGCCGTCGGGCAGCGACCAGACCGTGGCGCTGATCCGCGGTGATCGGGTGCTGGTACAGCCCAAGGAGCAGCCGGCGCGGCTGTATCGCTATCGCCTGGGCGGTGAACCGGCTGGCGAGCGGATCGCCGCTGCCGAGGATCAGCCGCAGCTGCTGCGCCAGCTGCACGCCTACCTGCAGACCGCCACCGCCAGCCTGCTGGCCAACACCAGCGGAGATCGCAGCGGCGAGGGCGAGTCGGAAGCGGTGGCCGCCGAGGTGCCGCTCGCGGTGAAAGCGGCCCCGCCGGCACGGCCGGACAAGGGTTGA
- a CDS encoding DUF1924 domain-containing protein, giving the protein MKARWIILLSCCLSLPALAETEHPLLPGYAAQARQENPNFAGFSAERGKALYFAEEQRNGKTMSCTTCHTADPRQPGKTPAHRKVDPLAPAANPERFTDLKKVEKWFRRNCDDVYARECTAQEKGDFISWIDSIK; this is encoded by the coding sequence ATGAAAGCCCGCTGGATCATCCTCCTGTCCTGCTGCCTGAGCCTGCCCGCCCTGGCCGAAACCGAACACCCACTGCTGCCCGGCTACGCCGCCCAGGCGCGTCAGGAGAATCCGAACTTCGCCGGTTTCTCCGCCGAGCGCGGCAAGGCGCTGTACTTCGCCGAGGAGCAGCGCAATGGCAAGACCATGAGCTGCACCACCTGCCACACCGCCGACCCGCGTCAGCCCGGCAAGACGCCGGCGCATCGCAAGGTCGATCCGCTGGCGCCGGCAGCCAACCCCGAGCGCTTCACCGACCTGAAGAAGGTCGAGAAATGGTTCCGCCGCAACTGCGACGACGTCTACGCCCGTGAATGCACCGCGCAGGAAAAAGGTGACTTCATCAGCTGGATCGACAGCATCAAATAA
- a CDS encoding zf-HC2 domain-containing protein: MTEHLDMAILSAYLDNELDAAAQRHAAAHLAGCPQCRATLAELDGLGQGLRALACPELPAELQARLQRPFAPPPVRSWWARHWAQGIGAAASVLLGLLLGYALPGQPPGSSPSHDLLAVLGSTPPGALCARPEFCYLKVNLK; this comes from the coding sequence ATGACTGAGCATCTGGACATGGCGATCCTGTCCGCCTACCTCGACAACGAACTCGACGCCGCCGCACAGCGCCACGCCGCCGCCCACCTGGCGGGTTGTCCGCAGTGTCGCGCCACCCTGGCCGAACTCGACGGGCTCGGCCAGGGCTTGCGTGCGCTGGCCTGCCCGGAGTTGCCGGCCGAGTTGCAGGCGCGTCTGCAGCGGCCCTTCGCGCCGCCGCCCGTGCGCAGCTGGTGGGCCCGGCACTGGGCGCAGGGTATCGGCGCCGCGGCGTCGGTCCTGCTCGGCCTGCTGCTCGGCTATGCCCTGCCCGGCCAGCCGCCGGGCAGCTCACCCAGCCACGACCTGCTCGCCGTCCTCGGCAGCACCCCACCCGGCGCGCTCTGCGCGCGCCCCGAATTCTGCTACCTGAAGGTAAACCTGAAATGA
- a CDS encoding periplasmic heavy metal sensor, whose translation MSNTTLRNALVLSVLVNVGVLAGLGWQKLSRDGLPMPSGAPTELSRELQLSASQLQRWHDAEAPFLAYLRASNASLGEHRNRLIEAIFAEQVDRTVIDAEQAKIAELQNEQQRLLIDQLLQEREILEPQQRARLAQVLTQQSFGADSIEQLHRK comes from the coding sequence ATGAGCAACACCACCCTGCGCAATGCCCTGGTCCTGTCCGTGCTGGTCAACGTCGGCGTGCTCGCCGGCCTTGGCTGGCAGAAACTCAGTCGCGATGGCCTGCCGATGCCCTCCGGCGCACCGACCGAGCTGTCGCGCGAGCTGCAACTGAGCGCCAGCCAGCTGCAGCGCTGGCACGATGCCGAGGCGCCGTTCCTGGCCTACCTGCGCGCCTCCAACGCCAGCCTCGGCGAACACCGCAACCGGCTGATCGAGGCGATCTTCGCCGAACAGGTGGACCGCACGGTGATCGACGCCGAGCAGGCGAAGATCGCCGAACTGCAGAACGAACAGCAGCGCCTGCTCATCGACCAGCTGCTGCAGGAGCGCGAGATCCTCGAACCGCAGCAGCGCGCGCGGCTCGCCCAGGTGCTCACGCAGCAGTCGTTCGGCGCCGACAGCATCGAGCAATTGCACCGCAAATGA
- a CDS encoding 2Fe-2S iron-sulfur cluster-binding protein — translation MAAFNRFRLFHWLLAGFFLGAYLSGDDAETLHIWLGYGLVALLVWRLLIVPLRLRGFPQLLPPKGQRSKPGLSSVGKWLTVGALGSFAIASVVGLGMVDNGDVLAALPGVGPDVFGAASDIDFIGWMGDAEEVHEFFANLGLWLIGLHVGYVLLFRRKSVWPMLRGVPKSGPASTAPSASASASASAAAPAATAVATSLASSPTPVAGEFTRLRIASRQAETADSCSFTLQVPAAQRARFTAQPGQFLTLKVPGAEPALLRCYSLSQRPQADGALRITIKRVPGGRASNWLLDNLQAGDCIEALPPAGVFVPRNLDDDLLLLGAGSGITPLMAILQAALVEGSGQVRLFYASRDAASLIFAEELAEWSARYPERLQLRIWLDAEQGVPSGSAIAAKIADWTVADAFICGPQPFMDAAGAALGELGVDTARIHLERFAAAVPTVAPGGRRSRLRVALDGRRHELDVPRGEVLLEAMEHAGLQPPSACRSGVCAACKCRVVEGSVSMRSNQVLSESEVRQGWTLACQAEPRSAELQVEY, via the coding sequence GTGGCTGCTTTCAATCGTTTCCGTCTGTTCCACTGGCTGCTGGCCGGTTTCTTTCTTGGCGCCTACCTCAGCGGTGACGACGCCGAGACGCTGCATATCTGGCTGGGCTACGGCCTGGTGGCGCTGTTGGTGTGGCGCCTGCTGATCGTGCCGCTGCGCCTGCGCGGCTTCCCACAGCTGCTGCCGCCGAAGGGCCAGCGGAGCAAGCCGGGCCTGTCGAGCGTCGGCAAGTGGCTGACGGTCGGCGCGCTGGGCAGTTTCGCCATTGCCAGCGTGGTCGGCCTGGGTATGGTCGACAACGGCGATGTGCTGGCCGCCCTGCCGGGCGTGGGGCCGGATGTCTTCGGCGCCGCCAGCGACATCGATTTCATCGGCTGGATGGGCGATGCCGAGGAAGTGCACGAGTTCTTCGCCAATCTGGGGCTGTGGCTGATCGGCCTGCATGTCGGCTATGTGCTGCTGTTCCGCCGCAAGTCGGTGTGGCCGATGCTGCGTGGCGTGCCCAAGTCGGGGCCGGCTTCGACTGCACCTTCGGCTTCGGCTTCGGCTTCGGCTTCGGCCGCGGCGCCGGCTGCAACTGCGGTGGCGACCTCGCTCGCATCGTCGCCGACGCCGGTTGCCGGTGAATTCACCCGTCTGCGCATTGCCTCACGCCAGGCCGAAACCGCCGACAGCTGCTCGTTCACCCTGCAGGTACCGGCCGCCCAGCGCGCCCGCTTTACCGCGCAGCCGGGGCAGTTCCTCACGCTGAAGGTGCCCGGCGCCGAGCCGGCGCTGCTGCGCTGCTACTCGCTGTCGCAGCGGCCGCAGGCGGATGGCGCGCTGCGCATCACCATCAAGCGGGTGCCCGGCGGCCGCGCGTCGAACTGGCTGCTGGACAATCTGCAGGCGGGCGATTGCATCGAGGCGCTGCCGCCGGCCGGCGTGTTCGTGCCGCGCAACCTGGATGACGATCTGCTGCTGCTCGGCGCCGGCAGCGGTATCACGCCGCTGATGGCGATCCTGCAGGCCGCGCTGGTCGAGGGCAGCGGGCAGGTACGGCTGTTCTATGCCAGCCGCGATGCTGCCTCGCTGATCTTTGCTGAGGAGCTGGCCGAGTGGTCTGCGCGTTACCCCGAGCGTCTGCAGCTGCGCATCTGGCTTGATGCCGAACAGGGTGTGCCGAGCGGCTCGGCGATTGCCGCGAAGATCGCTGACTGGACGGTGGCCGACGCCTTCATCTGCGGGCCGCAACCGTTCATGGATGCTGCCGGTGCCGCGCTGGGCGAGCTGGGTGTGGATACGGCGCGCATCCATCTGGAGCGCTTTGCCGCCGCAGTGCCGACGGTCGCACCGGGCGGGCGCCGCAGTCGCCTGCGGGTCGCGCTCGACGGTCGCCGTCACGAATTGGACGTGCCGCGTGGAGAGGTGCTGCTGGAGGCTATGGAGCACGCCGGCCTGCAACCACCGAGCGCCTGCCGCTCGGGTGTCTGCGCCGCCTGCAAGTGCCGGGTGGTGGAGGGCAGCGTGAGCATGCGCAGCAATCAGGTGCTGAGCGAAAGCGAGGTGCGCCAGGGCTGGACGCTGGCCTGCCAGGCCGAACCGCGCAGCGCCGAATTGCAGGTGGAGTACTGA
- a CDS encoding diacylglycerol kinase: protein MSSEPTCAATDTVASVDVPADGAALKGRSGLARIWYASGYSAAGLKAAYRGEAAFRQLVLLNLLLIPLAFLFDVSRVERAVLIAVVFLGLIVELLNSAIEATVDRISFELHPLAKQAKDMGSAAQLLALCLIGLVWAVILIP from the coding sequence ATGTCATCTGAGCCGACCTGCGCGGCTACCGATACCGTGGCCAGCGTCGACGTGCCGGCCGACGGTGCGGCGCTGAAGGGGCGCAGCGGACTGGCGCGCATCTGGTACGCGTCCGGCTATTCGGCTGCAGGTCTCAAGGCCGCTTATAGAGGCGAAGCGGCGTTTCGCCAGCTGGTGCTGCTGAATCTGCTGCTGATTCCCTTGGCGTTTCTGTTCGACGTCAGCCGCGTCGAGCGCGCCGTGCTGATTGCCGTGGTGTTTCTCGGCCTGATCGTCGAACTGCTCAACTCGGCCATCGAGGCGACGGTCGACCGCATCTCTTTCGAACTGCATCCGCTCGCCAAACAGGCCAAGGACATGGGAAGCGCCGCGCAATTGCTGGCGCTGTGCCTGATCGGTCTGGTCTGGGCGGTGATCCTCATCCCCTGA